A region from the Manihot esculenta cultivar AM560-2 chromosome 13, M.esculenta_v8, whole genome shotgun sequence genome encodes:
- the LOC110607690 gene encoding protein GOLVEN 2: MAKAPCKDLLLVAFILLCFVSIGARGRSLQVAKSNNEVEKVKDHQENSFTSKGNGVTPDADELLRMDYSGPQKKPPIHN, translated from the exons ATGGCAAAAGCTCCATGCAAGGATCTTCTTCTTGTGGCCTTTATTCTGCTTTGCTTTGTATCCATTGGAGCAAgag GAAGGAGCTTGCAAGTGGCAAAAAGCAATAATGAAGTAGAGAAGGTAAAGGACCATCAAGAAAATTCCTTCACATCCAAAGGAAATGGGGTGACCCCAGATGCTGATGAACTACTGCGAATGGACTACAGTGGCCCTCAAAAGAAGCCTCCAATTCATAATTAA